From Rhodothermales bacterium, a single genomic window includes:
- the ggt gene encoding gamma-glutamyltransferase, giving the protein MDASCSHLALVLFLAVSVLAVLPAAAQGGGDREVGQPFATRSAVLARNGIAATSHPLASQIAIDILKKGGTAMDAAIAANAALGLMEPVSCGIGGDLFAIVFDPKTKKLYGYNGSGRSPKGQSLATLKTLLAARGKTMIPDRGALSVSVPGAVDGWFALHDRFGKLPMRDLLAPTIQYAREGYAVTEIIAYDWGLNVSALEAAAADIEETDNYRATYLIDGRAPRVGDVFVNKGLARSLELIAGQGRDAFYKGELADVMDAYMRRIGGPLRKADFESHHGDWVEPVSVNYRGYEVYELPPNGQGVAALQMLNILEGYDLAAMGHNSADYLHVQIEAKKLAFEDRARFYADPDFYKVPLAQLLSKDYAARQRETIRMDRPMRQLDERAAQLEEGDTIYMTVADKDGMMVSLIQSNYLGLGSGLVPDGLGFMFQDRGALFALEEGHPNVYAPGKRPFHTIIPAFVMKDGEPFMSFGVMGGAMQPQGHVQVLANILDFGMNVQEAGDAARYRHDGSSEPTGTVMTDGGVVHLESGVSPEVVEALRARGHTVRVDKGAYGGYEMILRDPRTGVYHGATEMRKDGMVAGY; this is encoded by the coding sequence ATGGACGCCTCATGCTCCCACCTCGCTCTCGTGCTGTTTCTCGCCGTTTCCGTCCTGGCCGTGTTGCCGGCCGCCGCACAGGGCGGCGGGGATCGGGAGGTCGGTCAGCCTTTCGCCACGCGCAGCGCGGTGCTCGCGCGTAACGGCATCGCGGCGACCAGCCATCCGCTGGCATCGCAGATTGCTATCGATATCCTGAAGAAAGGAGGCACCGCCATGGACGCGGCCATCGCGGCGAATGCCGCGCTGGGACTCATGGAGCCGGTCAGCTGCGGCATCGGGGGAGACCTCTTTGCCATCGTTTTTGATCCGAAAACGAAAAAACTCTATGGCTACAACGGGAGCGGGCGTTCGCCGAAAGGGCAGTCGCTCGCCACCCTGAAGACGCTGCTCGCCGCGCGCGGGAAAACCATGATCCCGGATCGCGGCGCCCTCTCGGTCTCGGTGCCTGGCGCCGTTGACGGCTGGTTCGCCCTCCACGATCGGTTCGGCAAGCTCCCGATGCGCGACCTGCTAGCGCCGACCATCCAGTATGCCCGCGAAGGGTACGCCGTCACGGAAATCATCGCGTACGACTGGGGCCTCAACGTCAGCGCGCTCGAGGCGGCCGCGGCGGACATCGAGGAGACGGACAACTACCGGGCGACCTACCTCATCGACGGCCGCGCCCCCAGGGTGGGCGACGTGTTCGTCAACAAAGGCCTCGCCCGCTCGCTCGAACTGATCGCCGGCCAGGGGCGCGACGCGTTCTACAAGGGCGAGCTGGCCGATGTGATGGACGCCTACATGCGACGCATCGGCGGCCCGCTCCGGAAAGCGGATTTCGAGAGCCATCACGGCGACTGGGTCGAGCCCGTCTCCGTCAACTACCGCGGCTACGAGGTCTATGAATTGCCGCCGAACGGCCAGGGCGTCGCCGCGCTCCAGATGCTCAACATCCTCGAAGGCTATGACCTCGCCGCGATGGGACACAACAGCGCCGACTACCTGCATGTCCAGATCGAGGCCAAGAAGCTGGCCTTCGAGGACCGCGCCCGGTTCTATGCCGACCCGGATTTCTACAAGGTGCCGCTCGCGCAATTGCTGTCGAAGGACTATGCCGCGCGGCAGCGCGAAACGATCCGGATGGATCGGCCGATGCGGCAGCTGGATGAACGCGCCGCGCAGCTCGAGGAAGGCGACACCATCTACATGACGGTCGCCGACAAGGACGGCATGATGGTTTCGCTCATCCAGAGCAACTACCTCGGTCTCGGCAGCGGGCTGGTGCCTGACGGGCTGGGCTTCATGTTCCAGGACCGCGGCGCCCTCTTCGCACTCGAGGAGGGGCATCCGAACGTCTATGCGCCCGGGAAGCGGCCGTTTCATACGATCATCCCGGCGTTCGTGATGAAGGACGGGGAGCCGTTCATGAGTTTCGGCGTAATGGGGGGCGCCATGCAGCCGCAGGGGCACGTGCAGGTGCTCGCGAACATCCTCGATTTCGGGATGAACGTGCAGGAAGCCGGCGATGCCGCCCGCTATCGCCATGACGGGAGCAGCGAGCCGACCGGTACGGTGATGACCGACGGCGGGGTCGTCCATCTCGAAAGCGGCGTATCCCCCGAGGTCGTCGAGGCCCTCCGCGCCCGGGGCCACACGGTGCGCGTCGACAAAGGCGCCTACGGCGGCTACGAAATGATCCTCCGCGACCCCCGGACCGGCGTGTACCACGGCGCCACCGAAATGCGCAAGGACGGCATGGTCGCGGGATATTAG
- a CDS encoding ABC transporter ATP-binding protein, translating to MPIIEVDNLTRTFGAFTAVDHVSFHVDRGEIFGFLGANGAGKTTCMKMLTGLLAPSSGKATVAGYDVATQPDRIKREIGYMSQRFSLYEDLTIRENIRFYGGIYGLSLQTIREKTGPLLDRLELDAAADTRIKALPLGWRQKLAFSIAVLHDPKVVFLDEPTGGVDPITRRQFWDMIYEAASRGVTVFVTTHYMDEAEYCDRVSIMVDGRIEALDTPGGLKKTFAAGSMNDVFVQLARGAA from the coding sequence ATGCCGATCATCGAAGTCGATAACCTCACGCGGACCTTCGGCGCCTTCACCGCCGTCGATCACGTCTCGTTCCACGTGGACCGGGGCGAAATCTTCGGCTTCCTCGGCGCCAACGGGGCCGGCAAAACGACGTGCATGAAGATGCTCACCGGACTGCTCGCGCCTTCTTCGGGGAAGGCGACCGTGGCGGGGTACGACGTCGCCACCCAGCCCGACCGGATCAAGCGGGAGATCGGCTACATGAGCCAGCGGTTCTCGCTCTACGAAGACCTCACCATCCGCGAAAACATCCGGTTTTACGGCGGGATCTACGGGCTCTCGCTGCAAACGATCCGCGAAAAAACGGGCCCGCTGCTCGATCGCCTCGAACTGGACGCGGCGGCCGACACCCGTATCAAGGCGCTGCCGCTCGGATGGCGGCAGAAGCTGGCGTTCTCCATCGCCGTCCTCCACGACCCGAAGGTCGTCTTTCTGGACGAGCCCACGGGCGGCGTCGATCCCATCACGCGCCGGCAGTTCTGGGACATGATCTACGAAGCCGCCTCCCGCGGCGTGACGGTCTTCGTCACCACCCATTACATGGACGAGGCGGAGTACTGCGATCGGGTTTCCATCATGGTAGACGGCCGGATCGAGGCGCTCGACACACCCGGCGGGCTGAAGAAAACCTTCGCGGCCGGCTCCATGAACGACGTGTTCGTCCAGCTCGCGCGAGGCGCCGCATGA
- a CDS encoding D-aminoacylase: MIRGTLFLAVALALIAGGCGSSGAEGIEVMRRPPDTLYTYILEGGTLYDGLGNRAIETDIGIVGDRILAFGDLAGYRTEQRIDVTGLTVTPGFIDMHSHAASSSIQGSDLFQEPLAENYIRQGVTTAIAGQDGSSPYPIGPFLKEVDRRPAAVNLGLTVGHGTIRAFVMGNVDRKPSPTELSRMEGMVKTAMADGAYGLSSGLEYTPGAFAKTDELIALAKAASPYGGIYTSHMRDEGGKLLESVAETIRIGEEGGLAPHVTHHKVIGKARWGLSKESLALIDEARARGVDAASDVYPYTASSTGISILLPAWARQGSAEQQRARLRDPEQRVFIRNDVVEHIRTERGADPSTIVIASCSWNRSLNGKSLSDILVERDKEVTLENAADLAIELQEKGGCVGVFHSMSEEDVERILAHPTTMVASDGGIPSPGAGVPHPRNYGTFARVLARYVRELDVISLREAIHKMSGQPAQRLGLVDRGVLREGAFADVAVFDPALVQDLATFSEPHQYAAGMVHVFVNGQPVLLDGEMTGKRPGRALRHAPKQAAPAD; this comes from the coding sequence ATGATACGCGGTACCCTTTTTCTGGCGGTGGCGCTGGCGCTGATCGCCGGCGGCTGCGGTTCGTCCGGCGCCGAAGGCATCGAGGTGATGCGTCGCCCGCCCGACACCCTCTACACCTACATCCTCGAAGGCGGCACGCTGTACGACGGACTGGGCAACCGCGCCATCGAGACGGACATCGGCATCGTCGGCGACCGCATCCTGGCCTTTGGCGACCTGGCCGGCTACCGCACGGAACAGCGCATCGACGTGACGGGGCTCACGGTGACGCCGGGCTTCATCGACATGCACAGCCACGCGGCGTCGTCGAGCATCCAGGGAAGCGACCTCTTCCAGGAGCCCCTCGCCGAAAACTACATCCGCCAGGGCGTTACGACGGCCATCGCCGGCCAGGACGGGTCGTCGCCCTACCCGATCGGCCCGTTTCTCAAGGAGGTCGACCGCCGGCCGGCGGCCGTCAACCTCGGGCTGACCGTGGGGCACGGCACGATCCGCGCGTTCGTCATGGGGAACGTCGACCGCAAACCCTCGCCGACCGAGCTGTCCCGCATGGAAGGCATGGTGAAAACGGCGATGGCGGACGGCGCCTACGGCCTCTCGTCCGGCCTCGAATACACCCCGGGCGCCTTCGCCAAAACCGACGAACTGATCGCGCTGGCGAAAGCGGCCTCGCCGTACGGCGGCATCTACACCAGCCACATGCGCGACGAGGGCGGGAAGCTGCTCGAAAGCGTCGCCGAGACGATCCGGATCGGCGAGGAGGGCGGGCTGGCGCCGCATGTCACGCACCACAAAGTGATCGGCAAGGCGCGCTGGGGCCTGTCGAAGGAATCGCTGGCCCTGATCGACGAAGCCCGCGCGCGCGGCGTCGACGCGGCGAGCGACGTGTATCCCTACACGGCGTCGAGCACGGGGATAAGCATCCTGCTGCCGGCGTGGGCGCGGCAGGGATCGGCGGAACAGCAGCGCGCGCGGCTGCGCGACCCCGAACAGCGCGTCTTCATCCGCAACGACGTGGTCGAACACATCCGCACCGAGCGCGGGGCCGATCCCTCGACCATCGTCATCGCCAGCTGCAGCTGGAACCGGAGCCTGAACGGCAAGAGCCTGTCGGACATCCTCGTTGAGCGCGACAAGGAGGTGACGCTGGAGAACGCGGCCGACCTGGCCATCGAGTTGCAGGAGAAGGGCGGCTGCGTCGGCGTCTTCCATTCCATGTCCGAGGAAGATGTCGAACGCATTCTGGCGCATCCGACGACGATGGTCGCCTCGGACGGGGGCATCCCGAGTCCGGGCGCCGGCGTGCCGCATCCGCGCAACTACGGCACGTTCGCCCGCGTCCTCGCCCGCTACGTGCGCGAACTCGATGTGATCTCGCTGCGCGAGGCCATCCACAAGATGAGCGGACAGCCGGCGCAGCGCCTCGGCCTCGTCGACCGCGGCGTACTCCGCGAGGGCGCGTTCGCTGATGTCGCCGTCTTCGACCCGGCGCTCGTTCAGGACCTCGCGACGTTCTCCGAGCCGCACCAGTATGCCGCCGGCATGGTGCATGTGTTCGTCAACGGCCAGCCGGTGCTGCTGGATGGGGAAATGACGGGCAAACGGCCCGGTCGGGCGCTGCGGCATGCGCCGAAACAGGCGGCGCCGGCGGATTGA
- a CDS encoding ABC transporter permease, whose translation MRTFLFIIQKEFLQIFRNRAMLPILFVMPVVQLLILSSAATFEVRNTDVSLIDEDRSTASGQLVERIEASGYFTVVQRVQTTRDADEAMQRGDVNMILQIPAHFERDLRVAGMARVQITMNALDGATAGVAQAYALQIIEAHNRSIQVDYLPATPAASPAASPAATVPARIEIVTSHWYNPDLNYKTYMVPGILVLLVTMIGTFLSAMNVVREKEIGTIEQLNVTPIRKGHFIAGKLLPFWIIAMFDLGVGLTVAHLVFGVTILGNLALVFALAGLYLFGMLGLGLWISTFTDTQQQAMFIAWFIIVICILMSGLFTPIESMPAWAQKITLLNPVAYFIQIMRQVLLKGAGIAAVQSQVAFLVVFAIAMMSLAVRQYRKTAA comes from the coding sequence ATGCGCACGTTCCTCTTCATCATCCAGAAAGAGTTTCTGCAGATCTTCCGAAACCGGGCGATGCTGCCGATCCTGTTCGTCATGCCCGTGGTGCAGCTGCTTATCCTCTCGTCGGCCGCCACGTTCGAGGTGCGCAACACCGATGTGAGCCTGATCGACGAGGACCGGAGCACGGCGTCGGGGCAACTCGTCGAGCGGATCGAGGCGTCGGGGTACTTTACGGTGGTGCAGCGGGTCCAGACGACCCGCGATGCCGACGAGGCCATGCAGCGGGGCGACGTGAACATGATCCTGCAGATCCCAGCCCATTTCGAGCGCGACCTACGGGTGGCCGGCATGGCCCGCGTCCAGATCACGATGAACGCACTCGACGGCGCCACGGCCGGCGTGGCGCAGGCCTATGCGCTCCAGATCATCGAGGCCCACAACCGGTCGATCCAGGTGGACTACCTGCCGGCGACTCCCGCGGCGTCTCCCGCGGCGTCTCCCGCGGCGACCGTGCCGGCGCGCATCGAGATCGTGACATCGCACTGGTACAACCCGGATCTGAACTACAAGACGTATATGGTGCCGGGCATCCTCGTGCTGCTGGTGACCATGATCGGGACGTTTCTATCGGCGATGAACGTCGTCCGCGAGAAGGAGATCGGGACCATCGAACAGCTGAACGTGACGCCGATCCGGAAAGGGCATTTCATCGCCGGCAAGCTGCTCCCCTTCTGGATCATCGCGATGTTCGACCTCGGGGTCGGCCTGACGGTCGCGCATCTGGTCTTCGGCGTGACCATCCTCGGCAACCTGGCCCTGGTGTTTGCGCTCGCCGGCCTGTACCTCTTCGGGATGCTGGGGCTCGGGTTGTGGATCTCGACCTTCACCGACACCCAGCAGCAGGCCATGTTTATCGCCTGGTTCATCATCGTGATCTGCATCCTGATGAGCGGGCTGTTCACGCCCATCGAGAGCATGCCGGCGTGGGCGCAGAAGATCACGCTGCTCAACCCGGTGGCCTATTTCATCCAGATCATGCGGCAGGTGCTGCTGAAAGGCGCCGGCATCGCGGCGGTGCAGTCGCAGGTGGCGTTTCTGGTCGTATTCGCCATCGCGATGATGTCCCTGGCCGTACGCCAGTACCGCAAAACCGCCGCGTAG
- a CDS encoding HlyD family efflux transporter periplasmic adaptor subunit translates to MQTLKIPGGIALAVLFALASGCGQGEPLSDAYGNFRATETIISAQTAGQLLAFSADEGRVLEAGQVVGLVDTTQLSLSRAQIRASRDAVRSRIAGVLAQIDVLETQRDVALREKQRVEQLLKDQAATPKQLDDIDGQLRVLDRQIQSIRTQNATILGEMEALDAQVALIDDQIRRSVLVNPIAGTVLATYTERYEQTAPGRPLYKIANLDTLELRAYISGDQLPHIRLGQPVDVLIDEDRTSNRTLAGEIVWIASEAEFTPKMIQTKAERVNLVYAIDIRVPNPDGALKIGMPGEARWE, encoded by the coding sequence ATGCAAACGCTCAAGATACCTGGTGGGATAGCCCTCGCCGTCCTCTTCGCCCTCGCGAGCGGATGCGGCCAAGGCGAGCCGCTATCCGATGCCTACGGAAATTTCCGGGCCACCGAGACGATCATCTCGGCCCAGACCGCCGGCCAGCTGCTGGCGTTCTCGGCCGACGAGGGCCGGGTGCTCGAGGCCGGCCAGGTCGTCGGCCTCGTCGACACCACGCAGCTCTCGCTGTCCCGCGCCCAGATCCGCGCCAGCCGCGACGCCGTCCGTTCGCGCATCGCGGGCGTGCTCGCGCAGATCGACGTGCTGGAAACCCAGCGCGACGTGGCGCTCCGGGAGAAACAACGCGTCGAGCAGCTCCTGAAAGATCAGGCCGCGACGCCGAAACAGCTCGACGACATCGACGGCCAGCTGCGGGTGCTGGACCGCCAGATCCAGTCGATCCGCACCCAGAACGCCACCATCCTCGGCGAGATGGAAGCCCTCGACGCCCAGGTGGCGCTGATCGACGACCAGATCCGCCGCAGCGTGCTCGTGAACCCGATCGCCGGCACCGTCCTGGCGACCTACACCGAGCGGTACGAGCAAACGGCCCCGGGCCGGCCGCTCTACAAGATCGCAAACCTCGACACCCTCGAACTCCGCGCCTACATCAGCGGCGACCAGCTTCCGCACATCCGCCTCGGCCAACCCGTCGACGTGCTGATCGACGAAGACCGGACGTCCAACCGGACCCTCGCCGGCGAAATCGTGTGGATCGCGTCCGAAGCCGAGTTCACCCCGAAGATGATTCAGACCAAAGCCGAACGCGTCAACCTCGTCTACGCCATCGACATCCGCGTCCCGAACCCCGACGGCGCCCTGAAGATCGGCATGCCGGGGGAGGCGCGGTGGGAGTGA
- a CDS encoding D-aminoacylase, producing MKVNGILLLLLALAWRGAASQPSGQIFTVILEGGQVYDGLGNPPVRADVGLLGDRIAAIGDLSGRRAATRIDAAGLAVVPGFIDIHSHGDRDIFLRPDAGNYLRQGVTTIIAGPDGSSLHPIGEALGRLDARPGAVNFGTMIGHGTVRGEVLGNENRAPTASELERMKQLVDIGMREGAFGLSSGLKYVPGAYATTEEVIELARVAGRYGGIYISHMRDEGLGLMESVHETIRIGEEGRLPTQLTHHKVIGKAMWGSSIETLRLVDEARTRGIDVSMDLYPYTASSTGLTVLFPSWSLEGTQGDLVGRLRDPEQRARIREAILFSLREDRGGGDPANVAVAYCPWDTTLNGKNLSDILRERGQDATLENAAELAMDLQEKGGFSGIFYAMQEEDVRRIMQHPMTMIASDGGIPAPGVGKPHPRNYGTFARVLGTYARDENVLSIPEALRKMSSLPAWRLGLADRGVLRPGAMADVAVINLDTVADPATFQDPHRYSQGVVHVFVNGQAALIDGEPTGIRAGRALRH from the coding sequence ATGAAGGTCAATGGGATCCTGCTGCTTCTGCTCGCGCTGGCATGGCGCGGGGCGGCCAGCCAGCCTTCCGGCCAGATCTTTACCGTGATTCTCGAGGGCGGGCAGGTCTACGACGGCCTCGGCAACCCGCCCGTGCGCGCCGATGTCGGGCTCCTGGGCGACCGCATCGCCGCCATCGGCGACCTCAGCGGCCGGCGGGCGGCCACGCGCATCGACGCCGCCGGCCTGGCGGTCGTGCCCGGCTTCATCGACATCCACAGCCACGGCGACCGCGACATTTTTCTGCGCCCGGACGCGGGGAACTACCTGCGCCAGGGGGTGACCACCATCATCGCCGGCCCCGACGGCAGCTCGCTCCACCCCATCGGGGAGGCGCTGGGCCGGCTGGATGCCCGGCCGGGCGCCGTCAACTTCGGAACGATGATCGGCCACGGCACGGTGCGCGGCGAGGTGCTCGGGAACGAGAATCGCGCCCCGACGGCGTCCGAGCTGGAGCGGATGAAACAGCTCGTCGACATCGGGATGCGCGAAGGGGCCTTCGGCCTCTCGTCCGGTCTCAAGTACGTGCCGGGCGCCTACGCGACCACCGAGGAAGTCATCGAGCTGGCGCGCGTCGCCGGCCGGTACGGCGGCATCTACATCAGCCACATGCGCGACGAGGGGCTCGGGCTGATGGAGAGCGTCCACGAGACCATCCGCATCGGCGAGGAGGGCCGGCTGCCGACGCAGCTGACCCACCACAAAGTGATCGGCAAGGCGATGTGGGGCTCGAGCATCGAGACGCTGCGCCTGGTCGACGAGGCGCGCACACGGGGCATCGACGTGTCGATGGACCTCTATCCGTACACCGCGTCCAGCACCGGATTAACGGTCCTCTTCCCCTCCTGGAGCCTCGAAGGTACGCAGGGCGACCTCGTCGGCCGGCTGCGCGACCCCGAGCAGCGCGCCCGCATCCGGGAAGCCATCCTCTTCAGCCTCCGGGAAGATCGCGGCGGCGGCGACCCGGCGAACGTCGCGGTGGCCTACTGCCCCTGGGATACGACGCTCAACGGAAAAAATCTGTCGGACATCCTGCGCGAGCGCGGTCAGGACGCGACGCTCGAAAACGCTGCCGAGCTGGCGATGGATCTGCAGGAAAAAGGCGGGTTTTCGGGCATCTTTTATGCGATGCAGGAGGAGGACGTGCGGCGGATCATGCAGCACCCGATGACCATGATCGCCTCGGACGGCGGGATCCCGGCGCCCGGTGTCGGCAAGCCGCATCCGCGCAACTACGGCACCTTCGCCCGGGTGCTGGGTACCTATGCGCGTGACGAGAACGTGCTCTCGATCCCCGAGGCCCTCCGCAAGATGAGCAGCCTGCCGGCGTGGCGGCTCGGCCTCGCCGACCGCGGCGTCCTCCGCCCCGGCGCGATGGCAGACGTCGCCGTCATCAACCTGGATACCGTCGCCGACCCCGCGACCTTCCAGGACCCCCATCGGTACAGCCAGGGCGTCGTGCACGTATTCGTCAACGGACAGGCCGCCCTGATCGATGGAGAACCGACCGGCATCCGGGCCGGCCGGGCATTGCGGCACTGA
- a CDS encoding ABC transporter permease has protein sequence MKTFQGFIIKEFYHILRDRRTLVILFGMPVIQLLLFGFAIRNEVNDAKLVIVDPSNDYVTREIASKLLAAPYFEGVEFATHDADVEAAFQSGRAREAILFEPAFAERLARDGVAHIQILTDATDPNTANTVLAYTTAILQSYQQELAAGAATGVRIVPDVHMRYNPTLESVYLFVPGLVAFILMLICALMTSITITREKEMGTMEVLTVSPLRPAQIVIGKVIPYLVISFGIVGVVLALARFVFQVPMRGSVALLLAECLLFTVTALSLGVFISTRTDSQQAAMMISLAGLLLPTVILSGFIFPIASMPYPLQLVSHIVPAKWFLIIVRGIMVKGVGIAYLWKETLVLVGMTLFFITVSTRRL, from the coding sequence ATGAAGACCTTCCAGGGATTTATCATCAAGGAGTTCTATCACATCCTGCGGGACCGGCGCACGCTCGTGATCCTGTTCGGGATGCCGGTCATCCAGCTCCTGCTCTTCGGTTTCGCCATCCGGAACGAGGTCAACGACGCGAAGCTCGTCATCGTCGATCCGTCAAACGACTACGTCACCCGGGAGATCGCGAGCAAGCTGCTGGCGGCGCCGTATTTCGAGGGGGTCGAGTTCGCCACCCACGATGCGGACGTCGAGGCCGCGTTCCAGTCGGGCCGCGCCCGCGAGGCGATCCTTTTCGAGCCGGCGTTTGCCGAGCGCCTGGCGCGCGACGGCGTGGCGCACATCCAGATCCTCACCGACGCCACCGACCCGAACACCGCGAACACGGTGCTGGCCTACACGACGGCCATCCTGCAGTCCTACCAGCAGGAGCTGGCCGCCGGTGCCGCCACGGGGGTCCGCATCGTGCCCGACGTGCACATGCGCTACAATCCGACCCTCGAGAGCGTGTACCTCTTTGTCCCGGGTCTCGTCGCGTTCATCCTCATGCTCATTTGCGCGCTGATGACCTCCATCACCATCACACGGGAAAAGGAGATGGGGACCATGGAGGTGCTCACGGTGTCGCCGCTGCGGCCGGCGCAGATCGTCATCGGCAAGGTGATCCCCTATCTCGTCATCTCGTTCGGCATCGTCGGCGTGGTGCTCGCGCTCGCCCGGTTCGTCTTTCAGGTGCCCATGCGCGGCAGCGTGGCCCTGCTGCTGGCCGAGTGCCTGCTCTTTACGGTCACCGCGCTGTCGCTCGGCGTCTTCATCTCCACGCGGACCGACTCGCAGCAGGCGGCGATGATGATCTCGCTCGCCGGGCTGCTGCTGCCGACGGTGATCCTGTCGGGCTTCATCTTCCCGATCGCCAGCATGCCGTATCCGTTGCAGCTCGTGAGCCACATCGTGCCGGCGAAATGGTTTCTGATCATCGTGCGCGGCATCATGGTGAAGGGCGTGGGGATCGCGTACCTCTGGAAGGAAACGCTCGTGCTCGTGGGCATGACGCTGTTTTTCATCACCGTCAGCACCCGGAGGCTCTAG
- a CDS encoding ABC transporter ATP-binding protein, whose amino-acid sequence MPSIQISNLTRRFGDVIAVDGVSLDVDEGELFGIIGPDGAGKTTLFRMLVTLLKPDAGEATVDGLDVVKDYRALRLRLGYMPGRFSLYPDLSVEENLTFFARVFGTTVEANYALIADIYSQIEPFKHRRAGQLSGGMKQKLALSCALIHRPRVLFLDEPTTGVDAVSRQEFWEMLRRLKASGITIVVSTPYMDEAGRCDRVALMQDGRLLGIDAPERMSDRFTHPLFAIRAGDRYRLIQTLRAYPHAISVYAFGESLHYADARPDADASALRAYLDANGFAGATVEPITAGIEDVFMALMHEPPEPV is encoded by the coding sequence ATGCCATCCATCCAGATCTCCAACCTCACCCGGCGCTTCGGCGACGTCATCGCGGTCGACGGGGTGAGCCTCGACGTGGACGAGGGGGAATTGTTCGGCATCATCGGGCCCGACGGCGCCGGCAAGACGACGCTCTTCCGGATGCTGGTCACGCTCCTCAAGCCGGACGCCGGCGAGGCGACGGTGGATGGGCTCGACGTGGTGAAGGACTACCGGGCCCTGCGGCTCCGGCTCGGCTACATGCCGGGGCGTTTTTCGCTCTATCCGGATCTCTCCGTCGAGGAAAACCTGACGTTTTTCGCGCGGGTCTTCGGGACGACGGTTGAAGCCAACTACGCCCTCATCGCCGACATCTACAGCCAGATCGAACCCTTCAAGCACCGGCGGGCCGGACAGCTCTCGGGCGGGATGAAGCAGAAGCTCGCCCTGTCCTGCGCGCTGATCCACCGGCCGCGGGTGCTCTTCCTCGACGAACCCACGACGGGCGTCGACGCCGTTTCCCGCCAGGAATTCTGGGAGATGCTCCGCCGGCTCAAGGCGAGCGGCATCACCATCGTCGTCTCCACCCCGTACATGGACGAGGCCGGCCGCTGCGACCGCGTCGCGCTCATGCAGGACGGGCGGCTGCTCGGGATCGATGCGCCGGAGCGCATGTCCGACCGGTTCACGCACCCGCTCTTCGCCATCCGTGCCGGCGACCGCTACCGCCTCATCCAGACGCTGCGCGCCTACCCGCATGCCATCTCCGTCTACGCGTTCGGCGAAAGCCTGCATTACGCCGACGCGCGGCCCGACGCCGATGCGTCCGCGCTGCGGGCGTATCTGGACGCCAACGGCTTCGCCGGCGCCACGGTCGAGCCGATCACCGCCGGCATCGAGGATGTGTTCATGGCCCTCATGCACGAACCCCCGGAGCCTGTCTGA